A region of Flavobacterium album DNA encodes the following proteins:
- a CDS encoding formimidoylglutamase produces MPFEFLEPLDADLIGFVNGLSPQALGKKAILHTEEVFPEMENAAIAIVGVLDNRGMNDKKDHVHLNYIRKEFYGLFPGNWDKEIIDLGNIPSGETPQDTYYAVKSIAEALIKSKIIPVVIGGSQDLAYGLYRAYDRLEQMVNLVAIDSRFDFGKENEPISARSYLTNIIVDEPNNLFNYSNIGYQTYYNPQEEIDLIEKLYFDAYRLGEVCNDPSIAEPVFRDADMVCIDMTAVKSADSGNIVKFIPNGFDGKEICTLARYAGISDKVSSFGIFNHEDTRQEAALIAQVVWYFIEGMHYRSNEYPFGSKEQYLKYIVPTEDEEIVFYKSDKTERWWIDVPFVSGVDNKLKRNTLLPCSYQDYISACNNEFPERLWKAQRKNII; encoded by the coding sequence ATGCCTTTTGAATTTTTAGAACCTTTAGATGCAGACCTTATCGGTTTTGTAAATGGTCTTTCGCCGCAGGCATTAGGCAAAAAAGCCATACTTCATACTGAAGAGGTTTTTCCCGAAATGGAAAATGCTGCCATCGCTATTGTAGGCGTGTTGGACAACCGGGGCATGAACGATAAAAAGGATCACGTACACCTTAATTATATACGCAAAGAATTTTATGGCCTTTTTCCAGGCAACTGGGATAAAGAGATCATCGATCTGGGTAATATACCTTCCGGTGAAACACCTCAGGATACCTATTATGCCGTAAAAAGTATTGCAGAAGCGCTTATTAAAAGTAAGATTATTCCGGTAGTGATCGGCGGGTCGCAGGATCTGGCTTATGGGCTTTACCGTGCCTATGATCGACTGGAGCAAATGGTGAATCTTGTGGCAATAGACAGCAGGTTTGACTTCGGGAAGGAAAATGAGCCTATTTCGGCAAGATCATATCTTACGAATATCATCGTTGATGAGCCGAATAACCTATTTAATTACAGTAATATAGGTTACCAGACCTATTATAACCCGCAGGAAGAAATAGATCTTATAGAAAAATTATACTTTGATGCCTATCGCCTGGGCGAGGTTTGCAACGACCCTTCTATAGCGGAGCCGGTATTCAGGGATGCCGATATGGTATGTATTGATATGACGGCTGTTAAGTCGGCCGACTCAGGAAATATTGTTAAATTTATACCAAATGGTTTTGATGGCAAAGAAATTTGTACTTTAGCGCGCTACGCAGGGATAAGCGACAAAGTGAGTTCCTTTGGGATATTCAACCACGAGGACACCCGGCAGGAAGCAGCGCTGATAGCGCAGGTGGTGTGGTACTTTATTGAAGGGATGCATTACCGCTCTAACGAATACCCATTTGGGAGCAAAGAGCAATACCTTAAATATATAGTGCCTACGGAAGACGAGGAGATTGTGTTTTACAAGAGTGACAAAACGGAGAGATGGTGGATCGATGTCCCCTTTGTATCGGGAGTTGATAATAAATTGAAAAGAAATACGTTATTACCATGTAGCTATCAGGATTATATTAGTGCATGTAATAATGAGTTTCCTGAAAGATTATGGAAAGCTCAAAGAAAAAACATAATTTAA
- the gldK gene encoding gliding motility lipoprotein GldK, with the protein MKKFIALTATLSFLISCGSSDRGELVGVRGKKWRPEKPYGMTLVPGGAYIMGKSDDDLANVQDAPTKTVTVRSFYMDETEITNSEYRQFVEWVKDSTIRTRLAIQADEVGATPGSGGIGEYAFKDQEGAEKSPYDQYMYDNYWSLGDPNNPDDMYAGRRLNHKPKLIKDPQKYPDADYVEVMDSMYLPESESYNGLRTVDVSKLIFSYTWMDIDAAAKDKSTKSTRNKRSKYMRHEKVEVYPDTTVWIKDFAYSYNEPMHNDYFWHEAYGEYPVVGVTWQKAKAFCAWRTLNKNAYQKDKGNQFVNKFRLPTEAEWEYAARGGMESATFPWGGPYAKNDTGCFLANFKPNRGDYAADGALYTVEAQSFEPNDFNLYNMAGNVSEWTDSSYDASSYEYVSTMNPNVPDLNNNRKVIRGGSWKDVGYFLQVSTRDWEYADSARSYIGFRTVQDYMGTQNTANQQ; encoded by the coding sequence ATGAAGAAGTTCATTGCATTAACAGCAACTTTATCATTTTTAATCAGCTGTGGTTCCAGTGACCGGGGGGAACTGGTAGGTGTTAGAGGAAAAAAGTGGAGGCCTGAAAAGCCTTATGGTATGACTTTAGTTCCGGGTGGCGCTTACATAATGGGTAAGTCTGATGACGACTTGGCTAATGTACAGGATGCCCCTACTAAAACGGTAACTGTGCGTTCTTTTTATATGGACGAGACGGAGATCACAAACAGTGAGTACCGCCAGTTTGTGGAGTGGGTAAAAGATTCGACTATCAGGACCAGGCTTGCTATACAGGCAGATGAGGTTGGCGCTACACCGGGAAGCGGTGGTATAGGCGAATATGCATTTAAAGACCAGGAGGGTGCGGAGAAGTCACCTTACGATCAATATATGTATGATAACTACTGGAGCCTTGGTGATCCTAACAATCCTGATGATATGTATGCAGGAAGAAGGCTGAACCATAAGCCGAAACTTATCAAGGATCCGCAAAAATATCCGGATGCTGATTATGTTGAGGTTATGGACTCTATGTACCTGCCTGAATCAGAATCGTATAACGGTTTGAGGACTGTGGATGTTTCCAAGCTTATCTTTTCTTATACCTGGATGGATATCGATGCTGCTGCAAAAGATAAATCAACTAAAAGCACAAGGAACAAAAGGAGTAAATACATGAGGCATGAAAAAGTAGAGGTTTATCCGGATACTACTGTTTGGATAAAAGACTTTGCTTATTCTTACAATGAGCCAATGCATAATGACTATTTCTGGCACGAAGCTTACGGGGAATATCCTGTGGTAGGTGTTACATGGCAGAAAGCAAAAGCGTTTTGCGCATGGAGGACTCTTAATAAAAATGCTTATCAAAAAGATAAAGGTAACCAGTTCGTGAACAAGTTCCGTTTGCCTACCGAGGCGGAGTGGGAATATGCTGCAAGGGGTGGTATGGAATCTGCTACATTCCCTTGGGGTGGTCCTTATGCTAAGAATGATACAGGATGCTTCCTTGCAAACTTTAAGCCGAACAGGGGGGATTATGCTGCCGACGGTGCGCTTTATACTGTAGAAGCACAATCATTCGAGCCGAACGATTTCAACCTTTACAATATGGCAGGTAACGTTTCTGAGTGGACCGATTCATCATACGATGCTTCTTCTTACGAATATGTTTCTACAATGAACCCTAACGTACCGGATCTTAATAATAACCGTAAGGTGATCCGTGGTGGGTCGTGGAAGGATGTGGGCTATTTCCTTCAGGTAAGTACCAGGGATTGGGAATATGCCGATTCTGCAAGGAGCTACATTGGTTTCAGGACAGTACAGGATTACATGGGTACACAGAATACCGCAAATCAACAGTAA
- the gldL gene encoding gliding motility protein GldL produces the protein MALPKRVMNFAYGMGAAVVIVGALFKIQHWAGASIMLIVGLGVEALIFGLSAFDPVEKELDWSLVYPELAGGEAKKKEVKKEDPKEAQGLLSQKLDNLLKEAKIDGALMESLGNSIKNFESAAKGISPTVDSIASQKKYSEEMSMAAAQMESLNSLYKVQLESASRNAEANKEIADNAAKLKEQMSAMTQNIASLNNVYGGMLSAMGNRG, from the coding sequence ATGGCACTACCTAAAAGAGTTATGAATTTTGCCTATGGTATGGGAGCGGCGGTTGTAATCGTTGGAGCACTTTTTAAAATACAACACTGGGCCGGAGCAAGTATAATGCTAATCGTAGGACTTGGTGTAGAAGCTCTTATCTTCGGATTGTCTGCTTTTGACCCGGTTGAAAAAGAACTTGACTGGTCACTGGTTTATCCTGAACTTGCAGGTGGCGAGGCTAAGAAAAAAGAAGTGAAAAAAGAAGACCCGAAAGAAGCTCAGGGACTACTTTCACAAAAACTTGACAACCTATTGAAAGAAGCTAAAATTGACGGCGCGTTGATGGAAAGCCTTGGTAACAGCATCAAAAACTTTGAATCTGCTGCTAAAGGAATCTCTCCAACAGTTGACTCAATTGCTTCACAGAAAAAATACAGCGAGGAAATGTCTATGGCTGCTGCACAAATGGAATCATTGAACAGCCTGTACAAAGTTCAGCTTGAAAGCGCTTCACGCAATGCTGAGGCTAACAAAGAGATTGCTGATAACGCTGCTAAACTAAAAGAGCAGATGAGCGCTATGACTCAAAATATTGCTTCTTTGAACAATGTTTACGGTGGTATGCTTTCTGCAATGGGAAACAGGGGCTAA
- the gldM gene encoding gliding motility protein GldM, translating to MAGGKLTPRQKMINLMYLVFIAMLALNMSKEVLSAFGLMNEQFESSNVENAKTNDQLYEVIKLKASESASFAPAKALSEKVKGISAQFYAYIETLKKDITKDVERKEDGKLPYEAMDKSAMIDEGWFEGDGYSKKGNEIVAAIEKYKKDMKEAVGLDTKYKAIVRELDSKFNTADVVDGEGVKKKYLDYHYKGFPSIASLTKLSAMQNNVKVMEANVYNLALGKAAIDATSMNKYQAIVVLDKNAYFQGEKVTGKVVLGRYDEDTKPVSFEGPGKIDPATGQAKIEMTAGAVGEQNIKGKFNFLEDGKNVPLAFEGTYVVVPKPNSATISADKMNVVYRGVDNPISVSFAGIGSDKVTASAPGMRSAGKPGQYLLTPGSGNEVIVNVTGKLPDNSTVSDKKVFRIKGLPAPTGKIRNEVAAKGPKSNLEVCTISAVMEDFDFPVTVNVTQFNLKVPGQPTIIVQGNKMDSKAKSAIAKAGRGDVVVISDIKANFVGIDQKPRTISMCTYEVQ from the coding sequence ATGGCAGGAGGAAAATTAACCCCTAGACAAAAGATGATTAACCTGATGTATCTGGTTTTCATCGCGATGTTGGCACTAAACATGTCAAAAGAAGTATTATCAGCTTTCGGTTTGATGAACGAGCAGTTTGAATCTTCGAATGTTGAAAATGCTAAAACTAACGATCAGCTTTATGAAGTTATCAAGCTGAAAGCTTCAGAAAGCGCTTCTTTTGCGCCGGCAAAAGCATTATCTGAAAAGGTAAAAGGGATATCGGCTCAATTTTACGCATACATCGAAACGCTTAAAAAAGATATCACGAAAGACGTTGAAAGAAAAGAGGACGGAAAACTTCCTTATGAGGCAATGGATAAAAGTGCCATGATCGATGAAGGGTGGTTTGAAGGCGACGGTTATTCTAAAAAAGGTAACGAGATTGTTGCTGCTATCGAGAAGTATAAAAAAGATATGAAGGAGGCCGTAGGATTGGATACTAAATATAAAGCTATTGTAAGAGAGCTTGATAGTAAGTTCAATACTGCTGATGTTGTAGATGGTGAGGGAGTTAAGAAAAAATATCTTGACTATCATTACAAAGGCTTCCCTTCAATTGCCTCTTTGACAAAACTTAGCGCTATGCAGAATAACGTGAAAGTTATGGAAGCAAACGTTTATAACCTTGCTTTGGGTAAGGCGGCTATTGACGCGACTTCAATGAATAAATATCAGGCAATTGTTGTGCTTGACAAAAACGCTTACTTCCAGGGAGAAAAGGTAACCGGTAAAGTAGTACTAGGCAGGTATGACGAGGATACTAAACCTGTATCTTTTGAAGGTCCTGGTAAAATTGACCCTGCAACAGGGCAGGCTAAAATTGAAATGACTGCGGGTGCTGTAGGTGAACAAAACATAAAAGGTAAGTTTAACTTCCTTGAAGATGGTAAAAATGTTCCTTTAGCATTTGAAGGTACTTATGTTGTTGTACCAAAGCCAAACTCAGCAACAATATCTGCTGATAAAATGAACGTAGTTTATCGTGGTGTTGATAACCCGATCTCTGTTTCATTTGCCGGTATTGGTTCTGATAAAGTTACTGCTTCTGCGCCTGGAATGAGGTCTGCTGGTAAGCCTGGTCAATATTTACTTACTCCTGGTTCTGGAAATGAGGTAATTGTTAATGTTACGGGTAAACTTCCAGATAATTCAACTGTAAGCGATAAGAAAGTATTCCGTATTAAAGGTCTTCCTGCTCCTACAGGTAAAATCAGGAATGAAGTTGCAGCTAAAGGTCCTAAGTCAAACCTTGAAGTTTGTACGATTTCAGCTGTTATGGAGGATTTTGACTTCCCGGTAACTGTTAACGTGACACAATTCAACTTGAAAGTACCTGGTCAGCCAACTATCATTGTTCAGGGTAACAAAATGGATTCAAAAGCCAAATCAGCTATTGCAAAAGCTGGAAGGGGTGATGTTGTAGTTATCTCTGATATTAAAGCTAATTTCGTAGGTATCGATCAAAAACCACGTACAATATCTATGTGTACTTACGAAGTACAGTAA
- the gldN gene encoding gliding motility protein GldN, with protein MSRRILSLFVFFGLISANGFAQSNLLNAKTPQEIGKKTAAQDSLDNDNPLPYGYVGDRDVLQSRKVWEYIDIDQRINFPMYFPVEENLGPDRKPLYDVLIGAVKEGKITEVYDDSYFTTKKTMQDIEERLFRIDTTSAGTDEFNSDPAAYRSGKKKISPENIIKTEIKAIDVSGYEIVGLWYFDKRQGELKYRMLGISPVVPDVQTMGKEGIEQEYFPLFWVYFPAAREVLHKAKAFNEKNSAMPITFDHLLNSRRFSAVMTKEDNVYGDRLIQDYMKENSQMQLLEAERIKEKIRNFEQDMWNY; from the coding sequence ATGAGCAGGAGGATTTTATCATTATTTGTTTTCTTTGGACTTATATCCGCTAACGGATTTGCGCAATCAAACCTTTTGAATGCCAAGACTCCGCAGGAAATAGGTAAAAAGACTGCCGCACAGGATTCATTGGATAATGACAATCCATTACCCTATGGTTATGTAGGCGACAGGGATGTATTACAATCCAGGAAAGTATGGGAATATATAGATATCGACCAGCGTATAAATTTTCCGATGTATTTCCCTGTGGAAGAGAATCTTGGTCCTGACAGGAAGCCACTTTATGACGTTTTAATTGGAGCGGTTAAGGAAGGTAAGATTACGGAAGTATATGACGATAGTTATTTTACAACCAAAAAAACCATGCAGGATATAGAGGAGCGTTTATTCAGGATTGATACAACTTCGGCGGGTACTGATGAATTTAACTCAGACCCTGCAGCTTACAGATCTGGCAAGAAGAAAATATCCCCTGAGAACATTATTAAGACTGAAATTAAAGCAATTGACGTTTCAGGATATGAGATTGTCGGCTTGTGGTACTTTGATAAGCGCCAGGGTGAGCTTAAATACAGGATGCTTGGTATATCTCCGGTAGTTCCCGATGTTCAAACTATGGGTAAAGAAGGTATCGAACAAGAGTATTTTCCTCTTTTTTGGGTTTACTTTCCTGCAGCAAGGGAAGTGCTCCACAAAGCTAAAGCCTTTAATGAAAAGAACTCTGCTATGCCTATAACGTTTGACCACCTTCTTAACTCAAGGCGTTTTAGCGCTGTTATGACCAAAGAAGACAACGTGTATGGTGACAGGCTTATACAGGATTATATGAAAGAGAATTCACAGATGCAATTGCTCGAAGCGGAGCGTATCAAAGAAAAGATACGTAACTTTGAGCAGGATA